Within the Taeniopygia guttata chromosome 1, bTaeGut7.mat, whole genome shotgun sequence genome, the region AGGAGTCACACCTAGTGACAGACTCCAAGAGAAATAACACATTTTCCATGCCTGTGGTTCACAGAATCATCAGGGCTGGAAGAGATATTTCaggtcacctgtgtcaccccagCAGCCCACAATCacccctgagctgtgcccagctgatGCAGAAATTAATGAAATCCCTGTGTCAGTCACACCCCGCTGGCACACAAGAGTTTCAAATCTGAACCTGGCTTAAACAAAACCTGTTTCAGACTCTGGTCCTGCAGTGTTACCCTTGCACCCAACAAATAAATCCAACACAGTGCACATCACAAACACAGAAGTTCAAATCCCAGACTGgcttgggctgggagggacctcaaatcccacccagtgccacccctgccacgccagggacacctcccactgtcccaggctgctccagccccagtgtccaacctggccttgggcactgccagggatccagggacagccccagctgctctgggaatcccatcccagccctgccagggaacaattcccaattcccaatctcccatcccgccctgccctctggcagtgggagccactCCCTTTTATCCTGGCATTCCatcccttgtccaaagtccctctcatTTCTCTTGGAGCAGTGCCCCTGCTCTGTGGATGAGGTCTGAGGCAGGCATGTAAATTCCCgggaaaaatcccatttccttGCCGGGGCATTATTCCCTCACAGTGCTGCCTACCTGAGGAGCCTTCAGGTAAATTGCTTCACTGGGTAATGTGGATCCAAAGAGATGAGGAAATACTTCTGGGGTTTCAGGTTTGtgcccagccctcccagcccagggagtcccagctgggcccatgcccaccttgtccccagcccagagcactcagtgccacctccaggggacacctgcagggatgggcactccaaagctccctgggcagcccctgccagggcctgagcctcctttccatggggaaattgctgctgctgtcccagctgagcctgccctggcccaggctGAGgttgttccctctcctcctgtcccctctgcagaCAATGACACGGAGCTCTCGGGCCGCGGCTTCGCCCCCACGCCCGGCTTTGCCCGCCCGGAGCTGCAGCGCCCCGCTCCCGGCAGGACCGGCCCCGTtttccagcacagcctgagtCCCGGCTCCACAGGGCACTGTCGGGGCTCCCGGTTCCTCACTGCCCCCGCGGAGCCGCGCCGGGCTCGGGCCGCGCGGAGGCGCCGCCGCCTCAGGCGCCTCTCGCCGCTGCTCCCCGTGAGGGCAGCGCCGCCCGCCGTGCCCGCGGCCCGGGAGCTCGTCCCGTCCCTCCGTCCCTCCGCACGGACTCAccgcacagcagcagcagcagcccgcTGCACAGCGCGGCCCGCAGCGCCGCGGCCATGGCGGCTCCCTCAGCCGCGGTGGGGCGGCCGCGCCATGGCAGCGCCAGCGGGGCCGCCCCGGCACCCCGGCGCCTTCCGCTTCCCCACGGGGCGGAGCGGGTGAGGGAGCCCCGGCACCCCGaacccttctccttccccacggGGCGGAGCGGGCTGAGGGAGCCCGGGCACCGGCACCCCGCGCCCTTCCGCACGGGGCGGAGCGGGCTGAGGGAGCCCGGGCACCCCGAGCCCTTCCCCACAGAGAGGAGCGGGTGAGGGAGCCCCGGCACCCCGagcccttccccttccccacagAGAGGAGCGGGCTGAGGGAGCCCCAGCACCTCGaacccttctccttccccacagaGAGGCGTGGGCTGAGGGAGCCCCGGCACCCCGAGCCCTTCCCCACAGAGAGGAGCGGGCTGAGGGAGCCCCGGcaccccagcccttccccacagAGAGGAGCGGGCTGAGGGAGCCCCGGCACCCCGAGCCCTTCCTCACAGAGAGGAGCGGGTGAGGGAGCTCCGGCACCCCGAGCCCTTCCTCACAGAGAGGAGCGGGTGAGGGAGCTCCGGCACCCCGAGCCCTTCCTCACAGAGAGGAGCGGGTGAGGGAGCCCCGGCACCCCGAGCCCTTCCCCACAGAGGGGAACCGGCCTAGGGAGCCCCGGCACCCCgagcccttcccctccccacagAGAGGAGCGGGCTGAGGGAGCCCCGGcacccctttcctttccccttccccacagAGAGGAGCGGGCTGAGGGAGCCCGGCACCCCGAACCCTTCCCCACGGGGCGGAGCGGGCACCGGGAGCCCGGGCACCCCACGCCCTTCCCCACAGAGAGGAGCGGGCTGAGGGAGCCCCGGCACCCCGAACCCTTCCCCACAGAGAGGAGCGGGCTGAGGGCGCCCCGGTAGCCCGAGCCCTTCCCCACAGATCATACTCCGGTTCCCTCATAGGCCATCTCTGTTCCCCCTCACACACTGGGGCTGCTCAGAGTGGGGATTTTAAatgttagaaaaatattttaatatgaatGAGTAATCGTAGaaaatgatataaaaataaattggagaAGTGTATTAATGCCTCGATCCACTCTTTTGTCAGCTGAGTGTTCCTGTCTCTGCCCTCATTGTTCCACTTGACCAACAAATACAGCATCCAGCCAGAAGAACAGGTTTCACAAAAATCCAGTGACAgagataaagaataaaaaaaattgtaaaagtGGTCTGGCTGGGAGACCAGCcatccactgtcccaggctactcccagccccagcatccaacctggccttgggcactgccagggatccaggggaatctgggaattccatcccagccctgcccaccctgccagggaacaattcccaattcccaatctcccacccagccctgccctctggcagtgggagccattccctggctccagTCCCTCCAGGCCTTGAAAACTGTCTCTACCCACCTTCACAGAGAACAATTTCTAATCCAGAACTGCCCtcctgtcagtttgaagccattccttCTTGTCCTGTCCTTCCATCCCTCATCCAAAGCCCCTCTtttggagcccctttaggcacaGGAAGGGGCTCTAAGGTCTCTTTGGATCCTTCTCCAGACAAACACCCCCAACTCTTTCTGTAGGAGCCATAACTCACACAATGCTAATGACAGGACAACACCTGTGTGTTCAGTCCAGAAATAAAAGTTGGACAACACTGGTCCCTACGTTATAAAGTAAAAGCAGTTCTCCCTTCTTCATCTCCTCATGTACCCCGTTACTTGCTCTGTGTCTGAGCCCAAAGAGTCGCTTTCctcagaggaagaggaggactTTTGCCACTCATGGAAGCCATTAGAACAAGGTGTCCCCTGCCCGCTTCCCGTGTcctccagcagcttttcctgcagagcACGAGCACAGTGCCAGTCCCCTgcatcctgctgggctggggcagcagctgcagagccgTGCCCGTCCTGCTCCAGGGTTCCCAGCAGCACCGTGTGCAGGCTGATGGTGAAGCACCCGCTGCTCCCCTGGGGCTCACCGCTGTCCCCAAACTGGCTCCTCGTGtctctgtcccctccagggtgctcctggagctcctgtggctcagcagctggcatgtccccagcctggctgctgctgtgctcacaGGTGCTGCTCTCCGAGTACTGCCTCAGGCTGCTGCGGGTGTCACAGCCCTGGGGGAcactgcccctgcccagcctgtcccGCCTGGTGTAGTTGTGGTCacacagggcactgctgtcgctgtcactgctgtcactgtcactgctgtcactgtaGCGCCTGGCCTTGCTTTTCACCTCTCTGGGGATGATCTCCACAGAGGCCAGTGTTTCTGACTCAGACACCCACGGTGAGTAGGCCACCTTCTTGATGCATGCCTGGAAGAGTAAAAGGAATTAAATCCACTCAGCCACTTTTGAACATATGCACACAACACcacaaaaaaataccccaaataaCCTCCAGCCATGAGGCTGTCAAACAAATTATTCCCTCTGTGCCACAGTTTGGGCTTTTTCTGCAGAGTTCAGGATATCTAGGGTCACTCCTTCTTTTCCATTCCTGAACATCACAGAGCCCCTGAATGGTTTGAgtgggaagggatcttaaaagATCATCACATTCCAATCCCtctgccacggcagggacacctccagtgtcccaggctgctccagccccagtgtccagcctggccttgggcactgccagggatccaggggcagccccagctgctctgggcacctgtgccagggctgcccaccctgccagggtgAGCTGAATCTTGTCACTCTCTCAACTCTTGCAATTGCTCAGCTCAGCTGAGCAATTTTCACATCctttagaaattatattttgaagTAATCTTTGCCATTTGAACATCCCAAGCCCTGTCTTCCCTCTGCACTTCAGAGGATTATTCAATATTTGAAGCATTTGTCATGTTgacaataataaataaataaaccttaGACATTCCTTAGTAATGTGTTCAGCAATTGTTGGGATGTGAGTGATGACATAGCAAATaacagaaacatggaaaaagTCTTAGAAAAAAGTGATACCCATCTGCTCTGGGTATGTTtgtaaaacatgaaaaatatctATGCTGAAAAACTCTAAAGaattaaatggaaaagaagTCAGAGACTGTAAAAAATAGAACAAGCAAGAAAAGCTAAAATATAGAAACAAgtcttggtttttttgcttgaaaTTTAGTGGCAATTCAATCTATGGAAATAAATTAGCTGGCTCTGGACTGGCTCCCCCTGTGCTTGATCACAGAAGAAGTCCAAGAgagattattttattattattaaacagTGGAACAACTTCTCCTCCAGTCTCTCCTCACAGGGCAGGCTCTCCAGCCCTCTGCTCaccccctggccctgctctgggcCCACTCCAGCCTGTCCACACCTTCTGTGCCCTGTGGGGACCAGAACCAGGAGGAATATTCCTGGATGTTCCCCCTGAGCAGGGTGGGATGATCCTCTCTGCTACTCTCTTGTCACAGAAATAGCAATAAATGGTTTTGAATATTAGTTCTGATCTTAACAGCCTAGAGATCATCTCTGAGGTAAACTGCAAATGCAAACATTCTGTACTCTTACAGAACTCGTACCTAAAGCACAAGATTGGGAATTCCAGCTGTTAAAACATCCTGCTGCCAGGCAGAAAGGGCAGATCTGAGAGCTGTTACATACCAAGGTCTGAGGAAGGGAAAACTTCGGGAAAATAAAACCTGCTGCATGCACACACTTCAGGACTGCAGCAATTATCAGTGAAACACAGACAGCACCTGCCACTGCAACTTCATGGTACCCTggagtgaaaaaaatcaaataaacacACATGGAGGAAGTATCCCACCATCACATTCCAGATCTTCCAGTCACAATAGCTATTAGGAATCACCAGTAATTTTGGTTAGAAGGGACCTGTGAAAGTCAAATTCAAAACAAGACCAAATCCCAAGTTAGCATCAGGAATTATAAAAGAAGTGACTCCATCTTTCTGCAGAGTTAGTGGAGATCTGTATGGCTCAGGGGATAACCAAGAGATTTGCTGCCCCAaagttggttgggttttttatatTTCACTCCTAAATACCCACAATGGTTGTCTCTTGGAATGTTTCTCTCTGCCAGTGAGGCTCTGAAGGACAgcacccagggagcagctggagctgggccaagAGGGATTTAGGTTGGGttttagggaaaggttcttccccagaggtgctggcactgcccagggaatgggcacagccccaaggctgccagagctccaggagcctttggccagcactgccagggtggggctggtggggtctgggcagggcagggctgggactgggggatccctgggggtcccttcagctcaggacattccatgattctgtgatcactTGTTTTTTAGGACTGAACTGTACGTGTCCCTACACCAAAAGAACACATAGCACACCCAGACCAGCCCCCTGCACCTCAGCTCCCTCACCTTGCCGAGCCTCCGAGTCTGTGGTGACACATTTccagggggaggggacagaatTCCTGTTCAGGGATGCAGTGACCCCCACGGACACACAGTAATTCCTGCTGGGATACAATTCCTCAATGACAGTACTAAACACCTCCTCAGTGGTTCTCTGCCGTGGCCTCTGCCATGAAAAACAATGTTTTGAAGTCAGTCACTGGCTGGAAAGagcccctgctccctcctccagACCTGCCCCCTGCAGTGAAAGGAAGCTCAGAttctgctggccctgctctctcttttcttctaaGCAATCtacttttatgttttcttttgcttctatTCACATACTTGGTTTTGGGAACCTGTTAACCATCAGAGCCATTTCATGCCCTGTGTGTTCCTCCCCTAAAGCACAActattcccaaatttccctacCTTATGCTCTCCATCCAGTGATTTCAGTGTGATGTCATAATCCAGCTCTTCATAGATATCAATTAAAGACAGCAGCTTCCCCTTGGCTCTGAAGTGAGAGGCTGGCAGCTTTATGGTGACATTGATGCAGTTTGGACAGGAAGTGATATTCACTTCTGGTGGTCCCAGAATTGCTGTTGGAAaacaagaaagaggaaaaaatgatggaaaaataCACACTTTATCCAGCACCAATGCCATTTCTGTGATGCACACAGAGCTGGCTCAGCACACTCCAGAGAGGTCACTGCTGTATATCCACAAGGCCTTGCAACATTTAACTTCCACAGCCAAATCATCATTCCCACATGGCctgattttaaaggaaaaggactggaagaaaagcagaaaggggACAGAGCTTTGCTCCAGCTTCACAGAAATGTGATCTTTGTATCTACCTGAGATTGAAGCTGAGGTTAAAGTACAgaacagaatcatagaatgggttgggttgggagggacctcaaatcccacccagtgccacccctgccatggcagggacccctcccactgccccaggctgctccagccccagtgtccagcctggccctgggcactgccagggatccaggggcagccccagctgctctgggcacctgtgccagggctgcccaccctgccagggaacaaatcccaattcccagtatcccatccagccctgccctccttTAGCtgaaagccattcccccttgtcctgtccttTTTATTAAATCAGCTGCTGAGGGACTGCAGGGCTCCTCCTCAGGATGTTCTCCTTCAGTTCTCCTTGTCCCAGTCTCCTCATTCCCTACAGTGTTCCCTCATTTCTGGCTCTGGAAGggggcacagcagctgcctctgctgagTTCAGGGGAAACATCATCAGTTCATCCTCTACAGCTCTCCAGCTGTTCCTCAATATCTGCCTCTGTTAGctgaaaaatccattttaagCAGAGCCAAGGGTGAAGCCACCTCTGGCAATAAAGACAAGTCTCTTCAGCGTGGAAAAGGGCAGATTGATGGACAAACAATTAATCTCTTCCCTACACCTGGTGCAGACTTGGCATGTTTTAACTCAACATTCACTATCTGAACACacaaaaacaatgtttttttttaaagttatgtaCCTTACACAGTCAGGAGATTTTTACTTGGTGTTTGTCAATGCACTACTGTATTTCCTTTATATTTATAATGTACTTATTTCAAAACCAGAGCCTCACTCCTTTATCAGAACTACTAATTTTAGAAACTTATCTGTGTACTTTAGGCTTTGTAACAGATATATGAAATACTACATACAAATAGCCACCAACCAAGTCAGTGTGAAGTCTTACAGAAAAGGCAGCAGAACATAATTCAGGCATCAGCTGCTAATGAAAActacaaaaagaagaaatgcagagCAAGATCTTACTCTCAGTGAGTGGCACAAAACGCAGCACAGAAGAATTGAGCACCTGAGCTCCTCCAATGCTCTGAACAAGTACAGAATACTCAGGGGATGTGTCCTTGAACTCCTCTGTCAGCTCACAGGAGAGCTGGGCAATGCCTGAACACTGCTGAGCACTCAtccagctctggctcctgcagaaaagagaaaaaagagccTCAATTCTGATGTGAGAAGGGcatttctcagggaaaaaaaaaaacaaacaaaaaaacccaaacaaacaagcaaaaaaacccccagaaaaactaagaaaaaacccaagaaaaacagagaaaacctCAGCTTTACTATTTTCccagaatcccaaatccctgaggctggaaaagccctcccagcccagggagtcccagctgtgcccatgcccaccttgtccccagcccagagcactcagtgccacttccaggggacacctgcagggatgggcactccaaagctcccccCTCTTTGGGCCAATGAacatgaaaagcagaatttgtgCCTTATTTAGTGTGACTTGCCTGCGGTCTCTGTACAGCACATTGTAGgatgctggcacagctgggtcaTGTTCTGCCTGCCAGGACAAAATGTGCTGGAAATTGTGGGAGTCCATCTGAAGGTTGTAGGGAAGCCCCTCCAAAATTCTttctagaaaggaaaaaataaaaaaaaaaaaacaaaaacaaacaaacaaacaaaaaaccacaagcaACAAACAACTCTGAGCTTTGCAACAATTCTAATAAATAAACCCATTCAGAGCAGTTCAGGATTTGCCCCAAAAAGCAGCCACAGGGGAGAGCTCAGCACAACAGACATAGCAATGCAAAGCACTGTGCACATGGAGTACATTTCTCTTTCTCCAAAAAGCATGAAGTTCCACAATGATGACTGGTGAGGATGTGCAAGCTATGAAATGTGTtagggaaaacattttaaagatgGTAACACTCTTACCAGGCAGGCTGCAAACAGCTGTAGACAGAAAGGTCAGGCACACTGGAAAGTGAAACTCTGTATTAATGTATTGGTGTATCCACAGGACCTGACTTTTATTTCAGGTATTCATTTGCAACAATTGGGTTCATACCCATTACTCCCTGGTGGAACTGTTACTTTCTTTCACACCTTCCCAGATTTTCCTAcacttccttccttctccagaGCCTGGGAGAAGTGCCCATGAACCTGAGGAGGAGCTGGGTCCTGGATCCTGACGCTGCTCCCTCATGTGAGGTTCAAGACTCAGTGTCAGCAAAAACACCCAAGATGTTCTCATCAAATCATGTCTCAGAGGACTCTGACTGGATTTCAAACACCTTTTCAAGCCATCCCAAGAATTTTAGAACTGATCTGGGAAAATATTCCATTATTGCTTGACTCACTCTCATGGATcccagaaaggtttgggttggaagggaccttaaagaacCCAATTCCACCGCCCCTGCCATGGttagggacacctcccactgtcccaggctgctccaagctggccttggacacttccaggggcagccccagcttctctggcaaTCCTGCCACTCCACAAGTTCCTACATCTTCTGTAAAACCTCCCTAGGAAGCTGTGATCCACCCAGGGTCTCTCTGCATCCAGGATTCCTTTCCTTGACCAACCCAGCTTCTCATTGTTCCCATCTTTTCAACACAGTGCTTCAAAACACTTTTGAAGTGCAAGTTTTGGTTCTCactcttcaaattatttttttctcaagcCCCTTCAGCCTTCCTTCTGCTTTGAGTGCAACAAGGAGAAACTTCCTGTTCTTGTTTTAAGGCATTTTGTGGTCATGCCTCTGACTCAGATGCTGACTCCCACACTCAGTTGGCCAAAGAAGTCACTACTTTAATTCCAAACacatttcttctctgttttaCATCAATTCCATGGGAAAATCTGGAGAGTTCCTTCCTTATCTTCATAAAACTCTCTTTTGTCTTGACCTGTTGTGTTAAAAAAGATGTACCACAGTCACCATGACTGTGAAAAGAGAAATCTGGGCCTTGAATTAGAAAATCTAAATAATCTTTATGGAGATCCACAAACACCAGGTTTAACTGCAACTAAATGTAGAACAATGGATTTCTGACCAGGTAGGAAATCACCCACTTGGAAATAAACATCCAGTGAGGATaaataaagcaatattttaaCTATTATCATCATCTGAGCACAAGCTTAGACTTGTAATAATTTGTGTCTGCTGAACTGCTGCTGCATTCCAGTTAAcattatttgatttttcaaaGCCTCTTCTCTACCCAAGCCAAATTCCTTTCAGTTCAGAGCTCCCATTGCCTCTGAACTTTGTTTGAACAAACATGTTTAGCAAAGGAAGTCAAAGAGTTGCAAAATTGTTTGTGATACACTCAAAGGAAACACAGCCAAGACAAATATCTTAGAACAAGTAACTGGGAAGCTTCAGCCTGGGGAAATACAGATGGTCTGG harbors:
- the IFNAR2 gene encoding interferon alpha/beta receptor 2 isoform X1; protein product: MRTPMDVPVPLCQLVCLTFLSTAVCSLPERILEGLPYNLQMDSHNFQHILSWQAEHDPAVPASYNVLYRDRRSQSWMSAQQCSGIAQLSCELTEEFKDTSPEYSVLVQSIGGAQVLNSSVLRFVPLTETILGPPEVNITSCPNCINVTIKLPASHFRAKGKLLSLIDIYEELDYDITLKSLDGEHKRPRQRTTEEVFSTVIEELYPSRNYCVSVGVTASLNRNSVPSPWKCVTTDSEARQGYHEVAVAGAVCVSLIIAAVLKCVHAAGFIFPKFSLPQTLACIKKVAYSPWVSESETLASVEIIPREVKSKARRYSDSSDSDSSDSDSSALCDHNYTRRDRLGRGSVPQGCDTRSSLRQYSESSTCEHSSSQAGDMPAAEPQELQEHPGGDRDTRSQFGDSGEPQGSSGCFTISLHTVLLGTLEQDGHGSAAAAPAQQDAGDWHCARALQEKLLEDTGSGQGTPCSNGFHEWQKSSSSSEESDSLGSDTEQVTGYMRR
- the IFNAR2 gene encoding interferon alpha/beta receptor 2 isoform X2 produces the protein MVCLTFLSTAVCSLPERILEGLPYNLQMDSHNFQHILSWQAEHDPAVPASYNVLYRDRRSQSWMSAQQCSGIAQLSCELTEEFKDTSPEYSVLVQSIGGAQVLNSSVLRFVPLTETILGPPEVNITSCPNCINVTIKLPASHFRAKGKLLSLIDIYEELDYDITLKSLDGEHKRPRQRTTEEVFSTVIEELYPSRNYCVSVGVTASLNRNSVPSPWKCVTTDSEARQGYHEVAVAGAVCVSLIIAAVLKCVHAAGFIFPKFSLPQTLACIKKVAYSPWVSESETLASVEIIPREVKSKARRYSDSSDSDSSDSDSSALCDHNYTRRDRLGRGSVPQGCDTRSSLRQYSESSTCEHSSSQAGDMPAAEPQELQEHPGGDRDTRSQFGDSGEPQGSSGCFTISLHTVLLGTLEQDGHGSAAAAPAQQDAGDWHCARALQEKLLEDTGSGQGTPCSNGFHEWQKSSSSSEESDSLGSDTEQVTGYMRR
- the IFNAR2 gene encoding interferon alpha/beta receptor 2 isoform X3, which codes for MRTPMDVPVPLCQLERILEGLPYNLQMDSHNFQHILSWQAEHDPAVPASYNVLYRDRRSQSWMSAQQCSGIAQLSCELTEEFKDTSPEYSVLVQSIGGAQVLNSSVLRFVPLTETILGPPEVNITSCPNCINVTIKLPASHFRAKGKLLSLIDIYEELDYDITLKSLDGEHKRPRQRTTEEVFSTVIEELYPSRNYCVSVGVTASLNRNSVPSPWKCVTTDSEARQGYHEVAVAGAVCVSLIIAAVLKCVHAAGFIFPKFSLPQTLACIKKVAYSPWVSESETLASVEIIPREVKSKARRYSDSSDSDSSDSDSSALCDHNYTRRDRLGRGSVPQGCDTRSSLRQYSESSTCEHSSSQAGDMPAAEPQELQEHPGGDRDTRSQFGDSGEPQGSSGCFTISLHTVLLGTLEQDGHGSAAAAPAQQDAGDWHCARALQEKLLEDTGSGQGTPCSNGFHEWQKSSSSSEESDSLGSDTEQVTGYMRR